The following coding sequences are from one Comamonas koreensis window:
- a CDS encoding sugar ABC transporter ATP-binding protein: MATTEAQGAGTPRVRLQQMGKAYSGTLVLEGVSLDLHAGEVMALTGENGAGKSTLSKILCGLVDPSQGQMQLDGKPFAPTSRRDAERQGVRMVMQELGLVATLTVAENLLLGQLPHKMGWLDHTAMRALARTQLAKIGMEHIDPDTPVSQLGIGQQQMVEIARNLQDGTRVLVLDEPTAMLTLKETEHLFTQIALLKARGVALVYVSHRLEELQRIADRVAVLRDGRLVDVRPMQGVQEHELVERMVGHAVQDNEGRPRRTRGALRLSAKNLQRGAQVRGVSLSLYAGEIMGLAGLVGSGRTELVRLLFGADRAEQGEISLHAAGSAAATHKVAPNWSSPVQAIRAGIGLVTEDRKSQGLLLSQSIRANTTLAGMHKIARGGWLQRAQESEVARHFVERLRIRSRSAEQAVSTLSGGNQQKVVFARWLHQPCDVLLLDEPTRGVDVGARADIYHEIDRMCDDGKAVLMVSSDLRELMAMCDRIGVMHDGELVAVFERGQWSDQQMLAAAFGNVDEAPSAHAAAQAATPE; encoded by the coding sequence ATGGCAACGACTGAGGCGCAAGGCGCCGGCACGCCACGCGTGCGTCTGCAGCAGATGGGCAAGGCCTACTCCGGCACCTTGGTGCTCGAGGGCGTGAGCCTGGATCTGCATGCGGGCGAGGTGATGGCGTTGACCGGAGAAAACGGCGCGGGCAAGAGCACCTTGTCCAAGATTCTGTGCGGGTTGGTGGATCCATCGCAGGGCCAGATGCAGCTCGATGGCAAGCCCTTTGCCCCCACATCGCGCCGCGATGCCGAGCGCCAGGGCGTGCGCATGGTGATGCAGGAGCTGGGCCTGGTGGCCACCTTGACGGTGGCCGAAAACCTGCTGCTCGGCCAGCTCCCCCACAAGATGGGCTGGCTCGACCATACCGCGATGCGGGCGCTGGCCCGCACCCAGCTGGCCAAGATCGGCATGGAGCATATCGACCCGGACACCCCGGTCTCGCAGCTGGGCATTGGCCAGCAGCAGATGGTGGAGATCGCCCGCAATCTGCAGGACGGCACGCGGGTGCTGGTGCTCGATGAGCCCACCGCCATGCTGACGCTCAAGGAAACCGAGCACCTGTTCACGCAGATTGCGCTGCTCAAGGCGCGCGGTGTGGCCCTGGTCTATGTGTCGCACCGGCTCGAAGAGCTGCAGCGCATTGCCGACCGGGTGGCCGTGCTGCGCGATGGGCGCCTCGTCGATGTGCGGCCCATGCAGGGCGTGCAGGAACATGAGCTGGTCGAGCGCATGGTCGGCCATGCGGTGCAGGACAACGAAGGCCGGCCGCGCCGCACGCGTGGCGCGCTGCGCCTGTCTGCGAAAAATTTGCAACGCGGCGCGCAGGTGCGCGGCGTGAGTCTGTCGCTCTATGCGGGCGAAATCATGGGCCTGGCGGGCCTGGTCGGCTCGGGCCGTACCGAGCTGGTGCGCCTGCTGTTTGGCGCAGACCGCGCCGAGCAGGGCGAAATCAGCCTGCATGCCGCTGGCAGCGCGGCGGCCACGCACAAGGTGGCGCCCAACTGGAGCAGCCCCGTGCAGGCCATCCGCGCCGGCATCGGCCTGGTGACCGAAGACCGCAAGTCGCAAGGCCTGCTGCTGTCGCAATCCATCCGCGCCAACACCACGTTGGCGGGCATGCACAAGATAGCGCGCGGCGGCTGGTTGCAGCGCGCCCAGGAGAGCGAAGTGGCGCGCCATTTTGTCGAGCGCCTGCGCATCCGCTCGCGCAGCGCCGAGCAGGCCGTCTCCACCTTGAGCGGCGGCAACCAGCAAAAGGTGGTGTTTGCCCGCTGGCTGCACCAGCCCTGCGATGTGCTGCTGCTCGACGAGCCCACACGCGGCGTCGATGTGGGCGCGCGCGCTGATATTTACCACGAGATCGACCGCATGTGCGACGACGGCAAGGCCGTCTTGATGGTCTCCAGCGACCTGCGCGAGTTGATGGCCATGTGCGACCGCATCGGCGTGATGCATGACGGCGAGCTGGTGGCCGTGTTCGAGCGCGGCCAGTGGAGCGACCAGCAGATGCTGGCCGCCGCCTTTGGCAATGTGGATGAAGCCCCATCGGCCCACGCCGCAGCCCAGGCTGCAACCCCCGAATAA
- a CDS encoding sugar ABC transporter substrate-binding protein — protein sequence MRFTRRTLTAALALATVAGFSHQAVAADKPKVALVMKSLANEFFRTMEDGAKAHQKANAAQYTLVANGIKDETDTAAQIKMVEQMVAQRVQAIVIAPADSKALVSVLKNAADKGVLIVNIDNKLDADALKSKDLNVPFVGPDNRAGAKLVGDFLGKQLQAGDKVGIVEGVSTTFNAQQRTLGFQDAMKAAGANVVSLQSGQWEIDKGNTVAAGMLREHPDLKAIMAGNDSMALGVVAAVKASGRTGKVQVVGYDNIAAIKPMLKDGRVLATADQYAAKQAVFGIEIALKALAEKKKQSELPAEVKTDVALVTKDSK from the coding sequence ATGCGCTTTACCCGCCGTACCCTGACTGCTGCGCTGGCTTTGGCCACCGTGGCTGGTTTTTCCCACCAAGCCGTCGCGGCTGACAAGCCCAAGGTGGCGCTGGTGATGAAATCGCTGGCCAACGAGTTCTTCCGCACGATGGAAGACGGCGCCAAGGCGCACCAGAAGGCCAATGCCGCCCAGTACACGCTGGTGGCGAACGGCATCAAGGACGAGACCGATACGGCCGCGCAGATCAAGATGGTCGAGCAGATGGTGGCCCAGCGCGTGCAGGCCATCGTGATTGCTCCGGCAGATTCCAAGGCGCTGGTGTCTGTGCTGAAAAATGCAGCAGACAAGGGCGTGCTGATCGTCAACATCGACAACAAGCTCGATGCCGATGCGCTCAAGAGCAAGGACCTGAACGTGCCGTTTGTCGGTCCGGACAACCGTGCCGGCGCCAAGCTGGTGGGCGATTTCCTGGGCAAGCAGCTGCAAGCCGGTGACAAGGTCGGTATCGTTGAAGGCGTCTCGACCACGTTCAACGCCCAGCAGCGCACCCTGGGCTTCCAGGATGCGATGAAGGCCGCTGGCGCCAATGTGGTCAGCCTGCAATCGGGCCAGTGGGAAATCGACAAGGGCAACACGGTGGCTGCCGGCATGCTGCGCGAGCACCCCGATCTGAAGGCGATCATGGCCGGCAACGACAGCATGGCGCTGGGCGTGGTCGCGGCGGTCAAGGCTTCGGGCCGCACCGGCAAGGTGCAGGTGGTGGGCTATGACAACATCGCCGCCATCAAGCCCATGCTCAAGGACGGCCGCGTGCTGGCCACTGCTGACCAGTACGCTGCCAAGCAGGCCGTGTTCGGTATCGAGATCGCGCTCAAGGCCCTGGCCGAGAAGAAAAAGCAGAGCGAGCTGCCCGCTGAGGTCAAGACCGATGTGGCCTTGGTGACCAAGGACAGCAAGTAA
- a CDS encoding YbfB/YjiJ family MFS transporter, giving the protein MPPSVSSSVSSSTPAPSLRWGQRPWWVAVAGMLALASAMGVGRFAFTPLMPMMLHDGSIDLAQGSWLAMSNYLGYFVGSLVCMVLPWVASGLMQRLHPSRMVHWWLFITAVLTAAMALNWPGAWASLRFVSGVASAVVFLNITLWCMSQLAHLGRPQMGGLLFCGPGIGIALTGLATSAMVAAGWHAVSAWLAFALLAVVLWLMVMTVVRGPLAPPPAPTQAGAAVALAPEGPVDRLLLTLAYSLAGLGYIVTATYLPVIARGALPADSIWPDLFWPMFGGGVALGAYLSTHLPARWDRRRLLMAGYGIQAVSIAISALWPTPLGFSLGSLLLGLPFTALTFFALQEARRIWPTALSSFPGLLTAAYGLGQIVGPPMVAWMLAHSASTQQGFAYGLAAAGGALVLGMVILAGMVWRHPHQG; this is encoded by the coding sequence ATGCCACCCTCGGTCAGCTCCTCGGTTTCCTCTTCCACCCCTGCACCCTCACTGCGCTGGGGCCAGCGCCCCTGGTGGGTGGCGGTGGCCGGCATGCTGGCGCTGGCCTCGGCCATGGGCGTAGGGCGCTTTGCCTTTACGCCCTTGATGCCGATGATGCTGCACGACGGCAGCATCGACCTGGCGCAAGGCAGCTGGCTGGCGATGAGCAACTACCTGGGCTACTTTGTCGGCTCGCTGGTCTGCATGGTGCTGCCCTGGGTGGCCTCGGGCTTGATGCAGCGCCTGCACCCCTCGCGCATGGTGCACTGGTGGCTGTTCATCACCGCAGTGCTGACGGCGGCGATGGCGCTGAACTGGCCTGGCGCCTGGGCCAGCCTGCGTTTTGTCTCGGGCGTGGCCAGTGCGGTGGTGTTTCTCAATATCACCTTGTGGTGCATGTCGCAGCTGGCGCATCTGGGGCGGCCGCAAATGGGCGGCCTGCTGTTTTGCGGCCCGGGCATCGGCATTGCGCTCACGGGCCTGGCCACCAGCGCGATGGTGGCGGCCGGCTGGCATGCGGTGAGCGCCTGGCTGGCGTTTGCGCTGCTGGCCGTGGTGCTGTGGCTGATGGTGATGACGGTGGTGCGCGGGCCGCTGGCGCCGCCGCCAGCCCCCACGCAGGCGGGAGCCGCCGTGGCGCTCGCTCCCGAGGGTCCGGTGGATCGGCTGCTGCTGACCCTGGCTTACAGCCTGGCCGGCCTGGGCTATATCGTCACCGCCACCTACCTGCCGGTGATTGCGCGCGGCGCACTGCCGGCCGATTCGATCTGGCCCGACCTGTTCTGGCCCATGTTTGGCGGGGGCGTGGCGCTGGGTGCCTACCTCTCGACCCATTTGCCCGCCCGTTGGGACCGGCGCCGGCTCCTGATGGCCGGTTACGGCATCCAGGCGGTGTCGATTGCGATCAGCGCGCTGTGGCCCACGCCGCTGGGCTTTTCGCTGGGCAGCCTGCTGCTGGGCCTGCCGTTTACTGCGCTGACCTTTTTTGCGCTGCAAGAGGCGCGCCGCATCTGGCCGACTGCGCTCAGCAGCTTTCCGGGCCTGCTGACGGCTGCCTATGGGCTGGGCCAGATCGTGGGTCCGCCGATGGTCGCCTGGATGCTGGCCCACAGTGCCAGCACCCAGCAGGGCTTTGCCTATGGCCTAGCGGCAGCGGGCGGCGCGCTGGTGCTGGGCATGGTGATTCTGGCCGGCATGGTCTGGCGCCATCCGCACCAGGGCTGA
- a CDS encoding LysR family transcriptional regulator has translation MLDLATLAIFQQVIASGSITRAAQQLGRAQSNITTRIQQLEESLGVALFVREARRMVLTPEGQQLQRYADQLLTLAEEATQSLRGQQSSGRLRLGSMESTAAARLPLPLAAFHRSHPQVQLELSTAASLQLMEQVLDHQLDAALVAWPPPDVDAPLPLDLVPLYEESLLLLRPAQTQQGELPRTLAGFSDGCTYRRIGEQWMAQTHGPAPTRVLQLSSYHAIVAAVAAGSAVAVVPQTVLDLQRDALPVRSEPLGACTTMFVTRQGYATPAVQQLLAVLQAAAPTPLPTAMETV, from the coding sequence GTGTTGGATCTCGCCACCCTCGCCATTTTTCAGCAGGTCATTGCCAGCGGCAGCATCACCCGTGCTGCGCAGCAGCTGGGCCGTGCCCAGTCCAATATCACCACCCGCATCCAGCAGCTGGAGGAGTCGCTGGGCGTCGCGCTTTTTGTACGCGAAGCCCGGCGCATGGTGCTGACACCCGAGGGACAGCAGCTGCAGCGCTATGCCGACCAGCTCTTGACCTTGGCCGAAGAGGCCACGCAAAGCCTGCGCGGCCAGCAGTCCAGCGGGCGGCTGCGCCTGGGCTCGATGGAGAGCACGGCTGCCGCGCGCCTGCCGCTGCCGTTGGCCGCTTTCCACCGCAGCCACCCGCAGGTGCAGCTGGAGCTGTCAACAGCCGCCTCGCTGCAGCTGATGGAGCAGGTGCTGGACCACCAGCTCGATGCCGCGCTGGTCGCCTGGCCGCCCCCGGATGTGGATGCGCCGCTGCCGCTCGATCTGGTGCCACTGTACGAAGAATCGCTGCTGCTGCTGCGCCCCGCCCAAACCCAGCAGGGGGAGCTGCCGCGCACCCTGGCCGGTTTCAGTGATGGCTGCACCTACCGCCGCATTGGCGAGCAGTGGATGGCGCAGACCCATGGCCCGGCGCCTACGCGCGTGCTGCAGCTGTCCTCGTACCATGCGATCGTGGCGGCCGTGGCCGCAGGCAGCGCGGTCGCCGTGGTGCCGCAGACCGTGCTGGATCTGCAGCGCGATGCGCTGCCGGTGCGCAGCGAGCCCTTGGGCGCCTGCACCACCATGTTTGTCACCCGCCAGGGCTATGCCACGCCTGCGGTACAGCAGCTGCTGGCCGTGTTGCAGGCAGCGGCCCCCACCCCTTTACCCACCGCGATGGAGACCGTATGA
- a CDS encoding NAD(P)H-dependent flavin oxidoreductase, with protein MTRNLTQELGLQLPVVQGPMTGSDSPALAAAVSASGGLGSLGCGMRSPQAMAEAAAAVRAQTDRPFAMNLFVQATPAPDAATVQQALQRLAPLYARFGAEPAVPAQWCEDFAQQLDALVACRPAVASFTFGILSAAQVQRLQAAGSQVWGTATTVAEALAWQAVGADAVIASGSEAGGHRGTFLADYASSMVSTLPLVRDCVQQLQLPVIAAGGIMDGAGIAAAQALGAQAVQMGTAFLVCPESAINAAYRAALAAAQATDTVTTRTISGRPARGIRNAMIDALEAEEAAIPPYPVQNALTGALRKLAGAAGDAQYLSLWAGQGVAQARALPAAQLLQQLKAEWQAAGAQ; from the coding sequence ATGACCCGCAACCTGACACAAGAACTGGGCCTGCAGCTGCCCGTGGTGCAGGGCCCGATGACCGGCTCGGACAGCCCGGCGCTGGCCGCTGCCGTCAGCGCCAGCGGCGGCCTGGGCTCGCTGGGCTGCGGCATGCGCTCGCCCCAGGCGATGGCGGAAGCCGCCGCTGCGGTGCGCGCGCAGACCGACCGGCCCTTTGCGATGAATCTGTTTGTGCAGGCCACCCCCGCGCCCGATGCCGCCACCGTGCAGCAGGCCTTGCAGCGCCTGGCCCCGCTGTATGCGCGCTTTGGCGCCGAGCCGGCCGTGCCCGCGCAGTGGTGCGAAGACTTTGCGCAGCAGCTCGATGCGCTCGTCGCCTGCCGCCCGGCGGTCGCCAGCTTTACCTTCGGCATTCTCAGCGCCGCCCAGGTGCAGCGCCTGCAGGCCGCAGGCAGCCAGGTCTGGGGCACGGCCACCACCGTGGCCGAGGCGTTGGCCTGGCAGGCGGTGGGGGCCGATGCGGTCATCGCCAGTGGCAGCGAAGCCGGCGGCCACCGGGGTACCTTTTTGGCAGACTATGCCTCGTCCATGGTCTCCACCCTGCCACTGGTGCGCGACTGCGTGCAGCAGCTGCAGCTGCCGGTGATTGCAGCGGGCGGCATCATGGATGGCGCCGGCATTGCCGCCGCCCAGGCGCTGGGCGCGCAGGCGGTGCAAATGGGCACGGCCTTTCTGGTCTGCCCCGAATCGGCCATCAACGCGGCCTACCGCGCTGCGCTGGCTGCCGCCCAGGCCACCGACACGGTCACCACCCGCACCATCTCGGGCCGGCCGGCACGCGGCATCCGCAATGCGATGATCGATGCGCTCGAAGCCGAGGAGGCCGCCATTCCGCCCTACCCGGTGCAAAACGCACTGACTGGCGCGCTGCGCAAGCTCGCGGGCGCGGCAGGTGATGCGCAGTACCTGTCGCTCTGGGCCGGCCAGGGTGTGGCCCAGGCCCGAGCCCTGCCCGCTGCGCAACTATTGCAGCAGCTCAAGGCGGAGTGGCAGGCAGCGGGCGCACAATAG
- the pdxY gene encoding pyridoxal kinase PdxY, with amino-acid sequence MNTAAPSAQSSAVSSVSPAARPVILSIQSHVAWGYVGNSAAVFALQRLGFEVLQVHTVLFSNHTGYGQFRGQILSAEHIREILAGLRERGALHQVGAVLSGYLGNADTGAAILDAVNDIRQANPQLRYLCDPVMGDVGRGLFVNPAIPDFLRDQAIPFANIITPNQFEFELLSGTKLANTEEAVAVARQMRGRGPDTIVITSLATPDIAADQLGTLAVNGQGAWLVTTPRIDLHPLPNGMGDVFAATLLGRLMDGRPLPEALELATATLYSLVKGTLAGSRDLPLVAAQAQLIEPAARFAARQVA; translated from the coding sequence GTGAACACTGCCGCACCCTCTGCCCAAAGCTCTGCCGTTAGCTCCGTCAGCCCCGCCGCTCGCCCCGTCATCCTGTCCATCCAATCGCATGTGGCCTGGGGCTATGTCGGCAACTCGGCGGCGGTGTTTGCGCTGCAGCGCCTGGGTTTTGAGGTGCTGCAGGTGCATACCGTCTTGTTCAGCAACCACACCGGCTATGGGCAGTTCCGGGGCCAGATCCTGAGCGCCGAACACATCCGCGAAATCCTCGCCGGCCTGCGCGAGCGCGGCGCGCTGCACCAAGTGGGGGCCGTGCTCTCGGGTTACCTGGGCAATGCCGATACCGGCGCGGCCATTCTCGATGCCGTCAATGACATCCGCCAGGCCAACCCGCAGCTGCGCTACCTCTGCGACCCGGTGATGGGCGATGTGGGCCGGGGGCTCTTCGTGAACCCGGCCATCCCCGATTTTCTGCGCGACCAGGCCATCCCGTTTGCCAATATCATCACGCCCAACCAGTTCGAGTTCGAGTTGCTGAGCGGCACCAAGCTGGCCAACACCGAAGAGGCCGTCGCCGTCGCGCGCCAGATGCGTGGCCGGGGGCCGGACACCATTGTCATCACCAGCCTGGCCACGCCCGATATCGCTGCCGACCAACTGGGCACCTTGGCCGTCAACGGCCAGGGCGCCTGGCTGGTGACCACGCCGCGCATCGACCTGCACCCGCTGCCCAACGGCATGGGCGATGTGTTTGCCGCCACCTTGCTGGGCCGCCTGATGGATGGCCGCCCCTTGCCGGAGGCGCTGGAGCTGGCGACGGCCACCTTGTATTCGCTGGTCAAGGGCACGCTGGCAGGATCACGCGATCTGCCGCTGGTGGCAGCGCAGGCCCAGCTGATCGAGCCGGCAGCGCGCTTTGCCGCGCGCCAAGTGGCTTGA
- a CDS encoding GNAT family N-acetyltransferase has protein sequence MSHPSSAPRLQLRAFVSSDFEAYAHYHRQPAVYRYLYADAPQDTAVLQAQFARDALPQRLAQEGDTRRFAVVRSSDGCLLGETLLKLASTAARQAEVGYIFDPAYAGKGYATEAVALTLAQGFGDLGFHRIFARLDAANQGSVGVVERLGMRREAHLIENDQFNGQWADEYIYALLAREWHRRQS, from the coding sequence ATGTCCCATCCCTCCTCCGCTCCCCGCCTTCAGCTGCGCGCCTTTGTGTCCAGCGATTTCGAGGCCTACGCCCACTACCATCGCCAGCCTGCCGTCTACCGCTACCTGTATGCCGATGCACCGCAGGACACCGCTGTACTGCAGGCCCAGTTCGCACGTGATGCGCTGCCCCAGCGCCTGGCGCAGGAGGGCGACACCCGGCGCTTTGCCGTGGTGCGCAGCAGCGATGGCTGCCTGCTGGGCGAGACCTTGCTCAAGCTGGCCAGCACCGCTGCGCGCCAGGCCGAGGTGGGCTATATCTTTGATCCAGCCTATGCTGGCAAAGGCTATGCCACCGAGGCGGTGGCGCTCACATTAGCGCAGGGGTTTGGCGATTTGGGCTTTCACCGCATTTTTGCGCGCCTGGATGCCGCCAACCAGGGCTCGGTAGGCGTGGTCGAGCGCCTGGGCATGCGGCGTGAGGCGCACCTGATCGAGAACGACCAGTTCAACGGCCAGTGGGCTGATGAATACATCTATGCGCTACTGGCGCGCGAGTGGCACCGCCGCCAAAGCTGA
- a CDS encoding O-antigen ligase family protein: protein MSLAAAGSAAPTPAMRASQLAAFLVPGVALTLPSGYSFGAAVLALASLVFVRQWWGHRWDRRAIAWALMLAAMAVLWTMSFDDWHLRSRSDQFVKYALAITGLGFLQTCAPRVRPLGWGMLAGALGAGLVAVYQTGWTDAHRANGFTNAIQFSGIALVLALACCFGVLLLWRSLVAWQRALGLVCSLFGLLAVILSDTRGSWIVLPFVLLIGAVLLWRCGLRKPVGLGLLAAVLGIGGLVSLKGDEMAQRYHTAVHEVQSYEVQDRDAAETSVGQRLAHWHLAWHMGLDKPLTGWGLKGYIAEKARRVQAGEASASVLPYDHAHNELLDMFAKRGLVGVALLLAFYAVPLLIFWPTQKRMAQCPGAPMDRQILYLRMLGIMVPLCYMGFGLTQVFFAHNSGHLFYVYLLVLVLGALIGRERALLALYPRH, encoded by the coding sequence ATGAGCCTGGCTGCGGCGGGGTCCGCTGCACCCACGCCCGCGATGCGGGCCAGCCAGCTGGCGGCTTTTTTGGTGCCCGGTGTGGCGCTGACCTTGCCCTCGGGCTACTCCTTTGGCGCTGCCGTGCTGGCGCTGGCCAGCCTCGTATTTGTGCGCCAGTGGTGGGGCCACCGCTGGGACCGCCGCGCGATCGCCTGGGCGCTGATGCTGGCCGCCATGGCCGTGCTGTGGACCATGAGCTTTGATGACTGGCACCTGCGCTCGCGCAGCGACCAGTTCGTCAAATATGCGCTGGCCATCACCGGCCTGGGTTTTTTGCAGACCTGTGCGCCCCGGGTCCGGCCGCTGGGCTGGGGCATGTTGGCCGGTGCGCTGGGCGCGGGCCTGGTCGCCGTCTACCAGACGGGCTGGACCGATGCCCACCGTGCCAACGGCTTTACCAATGCGATCCAGTTCAGCGGCATTGCGCTGGTGCTGGCGCTGGCCTGCTGCTTTGGCGTGCTGCTGCTGTGGCGCTCACTGGTGGCCTGGCAGCGCGCCTTGGGCTTGGTGTGCAGCCTGTTCGGCTTGCTCGCCGTCATCCTGTCCGATACGCGCGGCAGCTGGATCGTGCTGCCCTTTGTGCTGCTGATTGGCGCGGTACTGCTGTGGCGCTGCGGCCTGCGCAAACCGGTGGGCCTGGGCCTGCTGGCCGCCGTGCTGGGCATTGGCGGGCTGGTCTCGCTCAAAGGCGACGAGATGGCCCAGCGCTACCACACCGCCGTGCACGAGGTGCAGAGCTACGAGGTGCAGGACCGCGATGCGGCAGAGACCTCGGTGGGCCAACGCCTGGCCCACTGGCACCTGGCCTGGCACATGGGGCTGGACAAGCCGCTGACCGGCTGGGGCCTCAAAGGTTATATCGCCGAGAAGGCCCGCCGCGTGCAAGCAGGCGAGGCCAGTGCCTCGGTCCTCCCCTACGACCATGCCCATAACGAGCTGCTCGACATGTTTGCCAAGCGCGGCCTGGTGGGGGTGGCGCTGCTGCTGGCTTTCTATGCCGTGCCGCTGCTGATCTTCTGGCCCACACAAAAGCGCATGGCCCAGTGCCCCGGCGCACCGATGGACCGCCAGATCCTCTACCTGCGCATGCTGGGCATCATGGTGCCGCTGTGCTACATGGGCTTTGGCCTGACCCAGGTGTTCTTTGCCCATAACAGCGGGCATCTGTTCTATGTCTACCTGCTGGTGCTGGTGCTGGGCGCGCTGATTGGACGTGAGCGCGCACTGCTGGCCTTGTACCCCAGACACTGA
- a CDS encoding glycosyltransferase family 2 protein: MTDSPLGGAAASRRLTLTIGILTLNEEDNIEACLRSASFADQVVVVDSGSVDRTTAIACGLGAQVFRYEDWQGFALQRNRLLSHAKGDYVFFLDADETISPAFREELEAIVQSGEEAIWMVRWRMVAFGKELKYLRSTAKVERLFWRGLLREYTGVVHEEAQLSRANVTRHLMRTPLLHHSRSTVHSSLEKLTQYAMLGAAKRAEEGVRGGILRGLASSVAMFVRLYFFHFGILCGGAGFLYCVFVALESFFRYVALAYDRPYLSGDVRR, translated from the coding sequence GTGACTGATTCCCCATTGGGCGGCGCTGCAGCTTCGCGCAGGCTGACGCTGACCATTGGCATCCTCACCCTCAACGAAGAAGACAACATCGAGGCCTGCTTGCGCAGCGCCTCGTTTGCCGACCAGGTGGTGGTGGTGGACAGTGGCAGTGTGGACCGCACCACGGCCATAGCTTGCGGCCTCGGTGCCCAGGTGTTTCGCTACGAGGACTGGCAGGGCTTTGCCTTGCAGCGCAACCGGCTGCTCAGCCACGCCAAGGGAGACTATGTGTTCTTCCTCGATGCCGATGAAACCATCTCTCCTGCTTTCCGCGAGGAGCTGGAAGCCATCGTCCAGTCGGGCGAGGAGGCGATCTGGATGGTGCGCTGGCGCATGGTCGCTTTCGGCAAGGAGCTCAAATACCTGCGCTCCACCGCCAAGGTCGAGCGCCTGTTCTGGCGCGGTTTGCTGCGCGAATACACCGGCGTGGTGCACGAAGAGGCGCAGCTGAGCCGCGCCAATGTGACGCGCCACCTGATGCGCACGCCGCTGCTGCACCATTCGCGCAGCACCGTGCATTCCAGCCTGGAAAAACTCACCCAGTACGCGATGCTGGGCGCGGCCAAGCGCGCCGAAGAGGGCGTGCGCGGCGGTATCTTGCGCGGTCTGGCCTCGTCGGTGGCCATGTTTGTGCGTCTTTACTTCTTCCATTTCGGCATCCTATGTGGGGGCGCGGGCTTTTTGTACTGCGTCTTTGTCGCGCTCGAGAGCTTCTTCCGCTATGTGGCCCTGGCCTATGACCGCCCGTATCTGAGCGGAGACGTACGCCGATGA
- a CDS encoding zinc-finger domain-containing protein, with product MTQAVVELLAKDLNAQGGVFCPNPKADMKLWSGHPRVFLDVGHSGEAKCPYCGTVYRLKAGETFHGGH from the coding sequence ATGACGCAGGCAGTTGTTGAGTTGCTGGCCAAAGACCTGAACGCCCAAGGCGGCGTGTTTTGCCCCAACCCCAAGGCAGATATGAAATTGTGGAGTGGCCACCCCCGCGTCTTTCTGGACGTGGGCCACAGCGGTGAGGCCAAGTGCCCCTACTGCGGTACGGTGTATCGCCTCAAGGCGGGCGAAACCTTCCACGGCGGCCATTGA
- a CDS encoding glycerate kinase, whose translation MNWRNILIPIGLLVLLGAAYQNYKWMGVLAVSGGIVLWLMLHFTRLMTIMKRASERPLGYVASAVMLNAKLKANVPLVHVVAMTRSLGLRQSQALEQPEVFVWRDNTDSSVTCEFVHGRLQKWTLQRPSDTQQGAGSHANPQP comes from the coding sequence ATGAACTGGAGAAACATACTGATCCCCATTGGCCTGTTGGTGCTGCTGGGGGCTGCTTACCAAAATTACAAATGGATGGGCGTGCTGGCCGTCAGTGGCGGCATTGTGCTGTGGCTGATGCTGCACTTCACCCGTCTGATGACCATCATGAAGCGCGCGTCCGAGCGCCCTTTGGGCTATGTGGCCAGCGCCGTCATGCTCAATGCCAAGCTCAAAGCCAATGTGCCGCTGGTCCATGTGGTTGCCATGACGCGCTCGCTGGGCCTGCGCCAGTCGCAGGCTTTGGAGCAGCCCGAGGTGTTTGTATGGCGCGACAACACGGACTCCAGCGTCACCTGCGAGTTTGTGCACGGACGCCTGCAAAAATGGACACTGCAGCGCCCCAGCGACACGCAGCAGGGGGCGGGCAGCCACGCCAACCCTCAGCCTTGA